The following proteins come from a genomic window of Lolium rigidum isolate FL_2022 chromosome 5, APGP_CSIRO_Lrig_0.1, whole genome shotgun sequence:
- the LOC124656182 gene encoding cell division cycle 20.2, cofactor of APC complex-like, whose protein sequence is MEAAGCSSSRPPRRRRPEMLPPAPGSAGPSRPYMPSLCTNSKNPSTKCYGDRFIPDRSAMDMDMAYYLLTEPKKDQENEGMVPPAKQAYRRLLAEKFLGGRTRILAFRNKPPEPQGMLQQISAETQTSSQINPAKQHRKIPKFAERTLDAPGVVDDYYLNVLDWGSKNVVSIALENTLYLWNSSDSSTSELVTVDDDNGPITSVSWSCEGQHIAIGLNSSDIQLWDASSSRKLRTLQGVHESRVGSLAWNSNILTTGGMDGKIVNNDVRMRSHIVQTYRGHEAEVCGLRWSGSCQQLASGGNDNLVHIWDASMASSNPSLGHTRWLHRFNDHLSAVKALAWCPFQSNLLASGGGGNDRCIKFWNTHTGLCLNSVDTEAQVCALIWNKNEKELLSACGFIQKPLILWKYPSMVKLAELEGHTSRVLCLAQSPDGSTVASVAADETLRFWNVFGTSEALKPAAKTVHTGMFNSFSHIR, encoded by the exons ATGGAGGCGGCGGGCTGCAGCTCGTCCCGGCcgccgagacgccgccggccgGAGATGCTTCCGCCGGCGCCTGGATCCGCCGGCCCGAGTAGGCCGTACATGCCGTCCCTCTGCACCAACTCCAAGAACCCGTCCACCAAATGCTAC GGTGACAGATTCATACCAGATAGATCAGCAATGGACATGGACATGGCATATTACCTCCTTACGGAACCTAAGAAGGACCAGGAAAATGAAGGCATGGTACCACCAGCTAAACAAGCATACAGGAGGCTTCTAGCTGAGAAATTCCTGGGCGGCAGAACCAGGATTCTTGCCTTCAGGAACAAGCCACCAGAGCCTCAAGGGATGCTGCAGCAGATTTCAGCCGAAACTCAGACTTCCAGTCAGATCAATCCTGCTAAACAGCACCGAAAGATTCCAAAG TTTGCTGAGAGGACGCTAGATGCCCCTGGAGTGGTTGATGATTACTATCTTAACGTGTTGGATTGGGGAAGCAAAAATGTGGTGTCCATTGCCCTTGAGAATACCTTGTACTTGTGGAATTCATCTGATAGCTCAACTTCTGAGCTTGTGACTGTTGACGATGACAATGGTCCCATCACTAGTGTCAGCTGGTCCTGTGAGGGACAACATATTGCCATTGGCCTAAACTCTTCTGACATCCAGCTCTGGGACGCGAGCTCTAGTCGCAAG CTGAGAACACTCCAAGGTGTCCATGAATCAAGGGTTGGTTCGCTGGCATGGAACAGTAACATCCTGACAACCGGTGGAATGGATGGCAAGATCGTGAACAACGATGTCAGGATGAGATCTCATATTGTTCAGACATACCGAGGGCATGAAGCTGAGGTGTGCGGGCTGAGATGGTCAGGATCTTGTCAGCAATTGGCAAGTGGTGGAAACGACAACCTAGTGCACATATGGGATGCATCGATGGCATCTTCTAATCCATCACTGGGTCATACTAGATGGCTTCACAGGTTTAATGACCACTTGTCTGCAGTGAAAGCTCTTGCCTGGTGTCCATTTCAGAGCAACTTACTTGCctctggtggtggtggaaatgatAGATGCATCAAATTCTGGAACACGCACACAGGTTTATGTTTGAATTCTGTTGATACTGAAGCCCAAGTATGTGCACTAATCTGGAATAAGAATGAGAAAGAGCTACTGAGTGCTTGTGGTTTTATACAAAAACCACTCATTTTATGGAAATACCCATCAATGGTTAAATTGGCTGAACTTGAAGGTCACACTTCTCGTGTCCTCTGCTTGGCACAG AGCCCTGATGGCAGCACGGTAGCCTCTGTCGCAGCAGATGAGACTCTAAGGTTCTGGAATGTATTTGGAACTTCTGAAGCACTGAAACCTGCAGCCAAGACTGTACACACTGGAATGTTTAATAGTTTCAGCCATATCAGATGA